A genomic window from Equus caballus isolate H_3958 breed thoroughbred chromosome 5, TB-T2T, whole genome shotgun sequence includes:
- the SLAMF1 gene encoding signaling lymphocytic activation molecule isoform X2, translating into MDPRGLLSLNFLLFLFLAFELSCGTGEGLMNCPKILGRLGSSVLLPLTSQGISKSMNESIHILVAKAESQGSSVKKKIVSLSLPEGSSVGYLEDGYKFHLENLSLEIPESRKKDEGWYIMTLEGNISVQHFCLQLKLYEQISTPEIKVLNRTQENGNCSLVLACMVEKGDHVAYRWSEEAVTHPLSPANGSHLLYLTLGPQHANKVYICTVSNPISSYSQTFSPWAGCRPDPPVSRQWGLYAGLCLGGIAGVIMILTVAVLRFRRRGKADHYRPTKEAKNLTIYAQVQKSGSFQKKPDALPAQDPCTTIYVAATEPVPEAVQEPNSITVYASVTLPES; encoded by the exons GTGAGGGCTTGATGAATTGCCCAAAGATCCTCGGGCGGTTGGGAAGCAGTGTGCTGCTGCCCCTGACATCTCAAGGGATAAGTAAGAGCATGAACGAGAGCATCCACATCCTTGTCGCAAAGGCAGAATCACAGGGAAGTAGCGTCAAGAAGAAAATAGTCTCTCTTAGTCTGCCGGAAGGAAGCTCTGTGGGCTATCTGGAGGATGGTTACAAGTTTCATCTGGAAAACCTGAGCTTGGAGATCCCGGAAAGTAGGAAGAAGGATGAGGGCTGGTACATCATGACCCTGGAAGGAAACATTTCGGTTCAGCACTTCTGCCTGCAGCTGAAGCTCTATG AGCAGATCTCCACTCCAGAAATTAAAGTGTTGAACCGGACCCAGGAGAATGGGAACTGCAGCTTGGTGCTGGCCTGCATGGTGGAGAAGGGGGACCATGTGGCTTATAGATGGAGTGAGGAGGCGGTCACCCACCCACTGAGCCCAGCCAACGGCTCCCACCTCCTGTACCTCACCCTCGGCCCTCAGCATGCCAACAAAGTCTATATCTGCACCGTGAGCAACCCCATCAGCAGCTACTCCCAGACCTTCAGCCCGTGGGCGGGATGTAGGCCGGATCCCCCAG TATCAAGACAATGGGGACTGTATGCTGGGCTGTGCTTAGGGGGCATCGCTGGTGTCATCATGATTCTCACAGTGGCAGTACTACGGTTTAGAAGAAGAG GTAAAGCAGACCATTACCGGCCAACAAAGGAAGCAAAAAACCTTACTATCTATGCCCAAGTCCAGAAATCAGGT TCTTTTCAAAAGAAACCTGATGCCCTGCCAGCTCAGGATCCCTGCACCACCATTTATGTTGCTGCCACAGAGCCTGTTCCAGAGGCTGTCCAG gaaccaaactccATCACAGTCTATGCCAGCGTGACACTTCCAGAGAGCTGA
- the SLAMF1 gene encoding signaling lymphocytic activation molecule isoform X6 — MDPRGLLSLNFLLFLFLAFELSCGTGEGLMNCPKILGRLGSSVLLPLTSQGISKSMNESIHILVAKAESQGSSVKKKIVSLSLPEGSSVGYLEDGYKFHLENLSLEIPESRKKDEGWYIMTLEGNISVQHFCLQLKLYEQISTPEIKVLNRTQENGNCSLVLACMVEKGDHVAYRWSEEAVTHPLSPANGSHLLYLTLGPQHANKVYICTVSNPISSYSQTFSPWAGCRPDPPVSRQWGLYAGLCLGGIAGVIMILTVAVLRFRRRGKADHYRPTKEAKNLTIYAQVQKSGEPNSITVYASVTLPES; from the exons GTGAGGGCTTGATGAATTGCCCAAAGATCCTCGGGCGGTTGGGAAGCAGTGTGCTGCTGCCCCTGACATCTCAAGGGATAAGTAAGAGCATGAACGAGAGCATCCACATCCTTGTCGCAAAGGCAGAATCACAGGGAAGTAGCGTCAAGAAGAAAATAGTCTCTCTTAGTCTGCCGGAAGGAAGCTCTGTGGGCTATCTGGAGGATGGTTACAAGTTTCATCTGGAAAACCTGAGCTTGGAGATCCCGGAAAGTAGGAAGAAGGATGAGGGCTGGTACATCATGACCCTGGAAGGAAACATTTCGGTTCAGCACTTCTGCCTGCAGCTGAAGCTCTATG AGCAGATCTCCACTCCAGAAATTAAAGTGTTGAACCGGACCCAGGAGAATGGGAACTGCAGCTTGGTGCTGGCCTGCATGGTGGAGAAGGGGGACCATGTGGCTTATAGATGGAGTGAGGAGGCGGTCACCCACCCACTGAGCCCAGCCAACGGCTCCCACCTCCTGTACCTCACCCTCGGCCCTCAGCATGCCAACAAAGTCTATATCTGCACCGTGAGCAACCCCATCAGCAGCTACTCCCAGACCTTCAGCCCGTGGGCGGGATGTAGGCCGGATCCCCCAG TATCAAGACAATGGGGACTGTATGCTGGGCTGTGCTTAGGGGGCATCGCTGGTGTCATCATGATTCTCACAGTGGCAGTACTACGGTTTAGAAGAAGAG GTAAAGCAGACCATTACCGGCCAACAAAGGAAGCAAAAAACCTTACTATCTATGCCCAAGTCCAGAAATCAGGT gaaccaaactccATCACAGTCTATGCCAGCGTGACACTTCCAGAGAGCTGA
- the SLAMF1 gene encoding signaling lymphocytic activation molecule isoform X5, translated as MDPRGLLSLNFLLFLFLAFELSCGTGEGLMNCPKILGRLGSSVLLPLTSQGISKSMNESIHILVAKAESQGSSVKKKIVSLSLPEGSSVGYLEDGYKFHLENLSLEIPESRKKDEGWYIMTLEGNISVQHFCLQLKLYGNEQISTPEIKVLNRTQENGNCSLVLACMVEKGDHVAYRWSEEAVTHPLSPANGSHLLYLTLGPQHANKVYICTVSNPISSYSQTFSPWAGCRPDPPVSRQWGLYAGLCLGGIAGVIMILTVAVLRFRRRGKADHYRPTKEAKNLTIYAQVQKSGEPNSITVYASVTLPES; from the exons GTGAGGGCTTGATGAATTGCCCAAAGATCCTCGGGCGGTTGGGAAGCAGTGTGCTGCTGCCCCTGACATCTCAAGGGATAAGTAAGAGCATGAACGAGAGCATCCACATCCTTGTCGCAAAGGCAGAATCACAGGGAAGTAGCGTCAAGAAGAAAATAGTCTCTCTTAGTCTGCCGGAAGGAAGCTCTGTGGGCTATCTGGAGGATGGTTACAAGTTTCATCTGGAAAACCTGAGCTTGGAGATCCCGGAAAGTAGGAAGAAGGATGAGGGCTGGTACATCATGACCCTGGAAGGAAACATTTCGGTTCAGCACTTCTGCCTGCAGCTGAAGCTCTATGGTAATG AGCAGATCTCCACTCCAGAAATTAAAGTGTTGAACCGGACCCAGGAGAATGGGAACTGCAGCTTGGTGCTGGCCTGCATGGTGGAGAAGGGGGACCATGTGGCTTATAGATGGAGTGAGGAGGCGGTCACCCACCCACTGAGCCCAGCCAACGGCTCCCACCTCCTGTACCTCACCCTCGGCCCTCAGCATGCCAACAAAGTCTATATCTGCACCGTGAGCAACCCCATCAGCAGCTACTCCCAGACCTTCAGCCCGTGGGCGGGATGTAGGCCGGATCCCCCAG TATCAAGACAATGGGGACTGTATGCTGGGCTGTGCTTAGGGGGCATCGCTGGTGTCATCATGATTCTCACAGTGGCAGTACTACGGTTTAGAAGAAGAG GTAAAGCAGACCATTACCGGCCAACAAAGGAAGCAAAAAACCTTACTATCTATGCCCAAGTCCAGAAATCAGGT gaaccaaactccATCACAGTCTATGCCAGCGTGACACTTCCAGAGAGCTGA
- the SLAMF1 gene encoding signaling lymphocytic activation molecule isoform X1 — protein sequence MDPRGLLSLNFLLFLFLAFELSCGTGEGLMNCPKILGRLGSSVLLPLTSQGISKSMNESIHILVAKAESQGSSVKKKIVSLSLPEGSSVGYLEDGYKFHLENLSLEIPESRKKDEGWYIMTLEGNISVQHFCLQLKLYGNEQISTPEIKVLNRTQENGNCSLVLACMVEKGDHVAYRWSEEAVTHPLSPANGSHLLYLTLGPQHANKVYICTVSNPISSYSQTFSPWAGCRPDPPVSRQWGLYAGLCLGGIAGVIMILTVAVLRFRRRGKADHYRPTKEAKNLTIYAQVQKSGSFQKKPDALPAQDPCTTIYVAATEPVPEAVQEPNSITVYASVTLPES from the exons GTGAGGGCTTGATGAATTGCCCAAAGATCCTCGGGCGGTTGGGAAGCAGTGTGCTGCTGCCCCTGACATCTCAAGGGATAAGTAAGAGCATGAACGAGAGCATCCACATCCTTGTCGCAAAGGCAGAATCACAGGGAAGTAGCGTCAAGAAGAAAATAGTCTCTCTTAGTCTGCCGGAAGGAAGCTCTGTGGGCTATCTGGAGGATGGTTACAAGTTTCATCTGGAAAACCTGAGCTTGGAGATCCCGGAAAGTAGGAAGAAGGATGAGGGCTGGTACATCATGACCCTGGAAGGAAACATTTCGGTTCAGCACTTCTGCCTGCAGCTGAAGCTCTATGGTAATG AGCAGATCTCCACTCCAGAAATTAAAGTGTTGAACCGGACCCAGGAGAATGGGAACTGCAGCTTGGTGCTGGCCTGCATGGTGGAGAAGGGGGACCATGTGGCTTATAGATGGAGTGAGGAGGCGGTCACCCACCCACTGAGCCCAGCCAACGGCTCCCACCTCCTGTACCTCACCCTCGGCCCTCAGCATGCCAACAAAGTCTATATCTGCACCGTGAGCAACCCCATCAGCAGCTACTCCCAGACCTTCAGCCCGTGGGCGGGATGTAGGCCGGATCCCCCAG TATCAAGACAATGGGGACTGTATGCTGGGCTGTGCTTAGGGGGCATCGCTGGTGTCATCATGATTCTCACAGTGGCAGTACTACGGTTTAGAAGAAGAG GTAAAGCAGACCATTACCGGCCAACAAAGGAAGCAAAAAACCTTACTATCTATGCCCAAGTCCAGAAATCAGGT TCTTTTCAAAAGAAACCTGATGCCCTGCCAGCTCAGGATCCCTGCACCACCATTTATGTTGCTGCCACAGAGCCTGTTCCAGAGGCTGTCCAG gaaccaaactccATCACAGTCTATGCCAGCGTGACACTTCCAGAGAGCTGA
- the SLAMF1 gene encoding signaling lymphocytic activation molecule isoform X4 → MNCPKILGRLGSSVLLPLTSQGISKSMNESIHILVAKAESQGSSVKKKIVSLSLPEGSSVGYLEDGYKFHLENLSLEIPESRKKDEGWYIMTLEGNISVQHFCLQLKLYEQISTPEIKVLNRTQENGNCSLVLACMVEKGDHVAYRWSEEAVTHPLSPANGSHLLYLTLGPQHANKVYICTVSNPISSYSQTFSPWAGCRPDPPVSRQWGLYAGLCLGGIAGVIMILTVAVLRFRRRGKADHYRPTKEAKNLTIYAQVQKSGSFQKKPDALPAQDPCTTIYVAATEPVPEAVQEPNSITVYASVTLPES, encoded by the exons ATGAATTGCCCAAAGATCCTCGGGCGGTTGGGAAGCAGTGTGCTGCTGCCCCTGACATCTCAAGGGATAAGTAAGAGCATGAACGAGAGCATCCACATCCTTGTCGCAAAGGCAGAATCACAGGGAAGTAGCGTCAAGAAGAAAATAGTCTCTCTTAGTCTGCCGGAAGGAAGCTCTGTGGGCTATCTGGAGGATGGTTACAAGTTTCATCTGGAAAACCTGAGCTTGGAGATCCCGGAAAGTAGGAAGAAGGATGAGGGCTGGTACATCATGACCCTGGAAGGAAACATTTCGGTTCAGCACTTCTGCCTGCAGCTGAAGCTCTATG AGCAGATCTCCACTCCAGAAATTAAAGTGTTGAACCGGACCCAGGAGAATGGGAACTGCAGCTTGGTGCTGGCCTGCATGGTGGAGAAGGGGGACCATGTGGCTTATAGATGGAGTGAGGAGGCGGTCACCCACCCACTGAGCCCAGCCAACGGCTCCCACCTCCTGTACCTCACCCTCGGCCCTCAGCATGCCAACAAAGTCTATATCTGCACCGTGAGCAACCCCATCAGCAGCTACTCCCAGACCTTCAGCCCGTGGGCGGGATGTAGGCCGGATCCCCCAG TATCAAGACAATGGGGACTGTATGCTGGGCTGTGCTTAGGGGGCATCGCTGGTGTCATCATGATTCTCACAGTGGCAGTACTACGGTTTAGAAGAAGAG GTAAAGCAGACCATTACCGGCCAACAAAGGAAGCAAAAAACCTTACTATCTATGCCCAAGTCCAGAAATCAGGT TCTTTTCAAAAGAAACCTGATGCCCTGCCAGCTCAGGATCCCTGCACCACCATTTATGTTGCTGCCACAGAGCCTGTTCCAGAGGCTGTCCAG gaaccaaactccATCACAGTCTATGCCAGCGTGACACTTCCAGAGAGCTGA
- the SLAMF1 gene encoding signaling lymphocytic activation molecule isoform X3 — MNCPKILGRLGSSVLLPLTSQGISKSMNESIHILVAKAESQGSSVKKKIVSLSLPEGSSVGYLEDGYKFHLENLSLEIPESRKKDEGWYIMTLEGNISVQHFCLQLKLYGNEQISTPEIKVLNRTQENGNCSLVLACMVEKGDHVAYRWSEEAVTHPLSPANGSHLLYLTLGPQHANKVYICTVSNPISSYSQTFSPWAGCRPDPPVSRQWGLYAGLCLGGIAGVIMILTVAVLRFRRRGKADHYRPTKEAKNLTIYAQVQKSGSFQKKPDALPAQDPCTTIYVAATEPVPEAVQEPNSITVYASVTLPES, encoded by the exons ATGAATTGCCCAAAGATCCTCGGGCGGTTGGGAAGCAGTGTGCTGCTGCCCCTGACATCTCAAGGGATAAGTAAGAGCATGAACGAGAGCATCCACATCCTTGTCGCAAAGGCAGAATCACAGGGAAGTAGCGTCAAGAAGAAAATAGTCTCTCTTAGTCTGCCGGAAGGAAGCTCTGTGGGCTATCTGGAGGATGGTTACAAGTTTCATCTGGAAAACCTGAGCTTGGAGATCCCGGAAAGTAGGAAGAAGGATGAGGGCTGGTACATCATGACCCTGGAAGGAAACATTTCGGTTCAGCACTTCTGCCTGCAGCTGAAGCTCTATGGTAATG AGCAGATCTCCACTCCAGAAATTAAAGTGTTGAACCGGACCCAGGAGAATGGGAACTGCAGCTTGGTGCTGGCCTGCATGGTGGAGAAGGGGGACCATGTGGCTTATAGATGGAGTGAGGAGGCGGTCACCCACCCACTGAGCCCAGCCAACGGCTCCCACCTCCTGTACCTCACCCTCGGCCCTCAGCATGCCAACAAAGTCTATATCTGCACCGTGAGCAACCCCATCAGCAGCTACTCCCAGACCTTCAGCCCGTGGGCGGGATGTAGGCCGGATCCCCCAG TATCAAGACAATGGGGACTGTATGCTGGGCTGTGCTTAGGGGGCATCGCTGGTGTCATCATGATTCTCACAGTGGCAGTACTACGGTTTAGAAGAAGAG GTAAAGCAGACCATTACCGGCCAACAAAGGAAGCAAAAAACCTTACTATCTATGCCCAAGTCCAGAAATCAGGT TCTTTTCAAAAGAAACCTGATGCCCTGCCAGCTCAGGATCCCTGCACCACCATTTATGTTGCTGCCACAGAGCCTGTTCCAGAGGCTGTCCAG gaaccaaactccATCACAGTCTATGCCAGCGTGACACTTCCAGAGAGCTGA